Below is a window of Leuconostoc gasicomitatum LMG 18811 DNA.
GATGGCCAAGTACTTTATTTTGATAAGACAACTGGTGAATTGACATCAAATGATCGTCAATATGTTGAAGGCCTGACAAATATAGCTAATGAACATAACGCTGCATATTCATTAAAATCGGATAGCTTCACAAATGTTGATGGTTACCTGACAGCTAGTAGTTGGTATCGACCTAAGGACATTTTAAAAGCAGGTACTACATGGACACCATCAATGGCAACTGATTTTCGACCATTGTTAATGTCATGGTGGCCTGACAAAGATACACAAATTGCTTACCTCAAATATATGCAGTCACTTGGACTTCTAGAAGATGATGTGGCCATTTCAAATAATTCGCAAACAAGTGACCTGACAAATCATGCGATGTCAGTCCAAAAAAATATTGAACAGAGAATTAGTTTATCTGGCAATACTGATTGGTTAAAAACAGATATCAGTCAATGGATTAAGACGCAACCAAACTGGAATATTACAAGTGAATCTAAATCAAATGATCATCTTCAAGGTGGGGCGTTGCTATATGTTAACAGTGACAAGACACCAGATGCAAATTCAGATGACCGATTATTAAACCGCACACCGATTAATCAAAAAGGTCAAATTACTGATTCTGGACAACAAGGTGGCTATGAGATGTTGTTAGCTAACGATGTGGATAATTCAAATCCAGTTGTGCAAGCTGAACAATTAAATTGGTTGTACTACATGATGAACATTGGAACCATCACACAAAATGATCCAACTGCTAATTTTGATGGTTACCGAGTTGATGCTGTTGATAACGTGGATGCTGACTTGTTACAAATTGCTAGCGATTACTTCAAAGCAGCTTATAAAATAGACCAAAGTGATAGTCAAGCCAATGCGCATCTCTCAATTTTAGAAGATTGGGAATCCAAAGATGCCGCTTATATCAAAGCACATGGCAATAATCAATTAACAATGGATTTTCCAATTCATCTTGGCTTGAAATATGCGTTAAATGTGCCAGTTAGCCAACGAAGTGGTTTAGAACAAACTATTACGAATAGCTTGGTTAATCGTACAGAAGATGCAACAGAAAATACAGCGCAACCAAATTACTCGTTTATCCGTGCACATGATAGTGAAGTACAAACAGTTATTGCACAAATTGTCAAAGATAAAATCAATCCTAAATCAGATGGCTTAACGGTTACACCTGATGAAATTGAGAAAGCTTTTGCAATATATAATGCAGATGAATTAAAAGCGGATAAAGAATACACTGCTTATAATATACCATCTTCTTATGCATTATTATTAACTAATAAAGATACAATTCCACGTGTGTATTATGGTGATTTATATACTGATGATGGGCAATATATGGCTAAAAAATCACCATATTATGATGCGATTACTTCACTATTGCAGTCTCGTGTAAAGTACGTTTCTGGTGGTCAAAGTATGGGCATGTCTTATCTACATGATAATCAAGGCGTACTGACTTCGGTCCGTTATGGAACCGGTTCTATGAAGGCGACAGATGCTGGCAATGCTGAGACACGCACAGAAGGCATTGGTCTGGTTATTAGTAACAAGACTGATTTGAATCTAAATAACGATGAACAAGTTGTGTTGAATATGGGGGCTGCGCATAAAAATCAAGATTATCGCGCCTTAATGTTAAGTACTAAAGATGGTTTGAAAATTTATAATAATGATGCTGGGGCACCAATTGTTCGTACAAATGATTTGGGACAATTGATTTTCAAATCAGATATGGTGTATGGTATCAACGATCCGCAAGTTTCTGGTTACCTTGCTGCATGGGTACCTGTTGGTGCTAGTGACAATCAAGATGTGAGAACAACAAGTAGTAAGACTACTTCAACAGATGGTGCGACTTATCATTCTAATGCAGCGTTAGATTCTCAAGTCATCTATGAAGGATTTTCTAATTTTCAAGCCATGCCAACCAATGCCGACGAGTATACTAACGTCAAAATAGTACAAAATGCGGCATTGTTTAAGAGTCTTGGGATCACTTCTTTTGAATTAGCACCGCAATACCGTTCAAGTACGGACACAAGTTTCTTAGACTCAATTGTTCAAAATGGTTACGCATTTACCGATCGCTATGACATTGGTTACAATACACCCACGAAGTATGGGACAGCTGATCAATTGGTAAATACTTTGAGAGCTTTACATGCAC
It encodes the following:
- a CDS encoding glycoside hydrolase family 70 protein, with product MRNERLVCERKKLYKSGKILVTAGIFSLAIFGATISDSRADTIDTNSTTMAVKEDSTKNQPNPSPTVVDKTAPQVVEKSVEPVTDKPVETPAKDTATVPTVDKPVEAPAKDTTVPTAEKLVETPAKDTTVPTVDKPVEAPAKDTAIVPTTAKTGDTQTAATVYKTTDTKKADKPVEATSKTATTNKSDAQKLDQVESASPNIKQINGKTYFVGDDGQIKKNFTAVIDGQVLYFDKTTGELTSNDRQYVEGLTNIANEHNAAYSLKSDSFTNVDGYLTASSWYRPKDILKAGTTWTPSMATDFRPLLMSWWPDKDTQIAYLKYMQSLGLLEDDVAISNNSQTSDLTNHAMSVQKNIEQRISLSGNTDWLKTDISQWIKTQPNWNITSESKSNDHLQGGALLYVNSDKTPDANSDDRLLNRTPINQKGQITDSGQQGGYEMLLANDVDNSNPVVQAEQLNWLYYMMNIGTITQNDPTANFDGYRVDAVDNVDADLLQIASDYFKAAYKIDQSDSQANAHLSILEDWESKDAAYIKAHGNNQLTMDFPIHLGLKYALNVPVSQRSGLEQTITNSLVNRTEDATENTAQPNYSFIRAHDSEVQTVIAQIVKDKINPKSDGLTVTPDEIEKAFAIYNADELKADKEYTAYNIPSSYALLLTNKDTIPRVYYGDLYTDDGQYMAKKSPYYDAITSLLQSRVKYVSGGQSMGMSYLHDNQGVLTSVRYGTGSMKATDAGNAETRTEGIGLVISNKTDLNLNNDEQVVLNMGAAHKNQDYRALMLSTKDGLKIYNNDAGAPIVRTNDLGQLIFKSDMVYGINDPQVSGYLAAWVPVGASDNQDVRTTSSKTTSTDGATYHSNAALDSQVIYEGFSNFQAMPTNADEYTNVKIVQNAALFKSLGITSFELAPQYRSSTDTSFLDSIVQNGYAFTDRYDIGYNTPTKYGTADQLVNTLRALHAQGIQAINDWVPDQIYNLPGEQIVTADRTNSSGKDDADSVINHTLYDSSTIGGGQYQAQYGGAFLDQLKADYPTLFETKQISTGKPMNPNVKITEWSAKYFNGSNIQGRGAWYVLKDWATNQYFNVSSDNDFLPKQLLGEKTSTGFTTDENGKTSFYSTSGYQAKNTFIQDNTNWYYFDNDGYMVVGTQQINGKKYYFLPNGVELQDAYLSDGQNQYYYNKTGKAVTNQYYIGPDNNWRYFFADGHMALGLTTITADNGSTSEQYFDQNGVQVKGTDIRDTAGNLRYFDGQTGNLLTNTWQELANKSWIYLNAQGIAVTGQQNINGQILYFNYDGTQIKNDFKRLDNGAWLYLNAQGVALTGEQTINGAQVYFNQNGEQVKNDQVKNSDGTISYYAGINGQKLTNDFAELPDGSWLYLDNQGHAVTGEQIINNQVLYFNDNGVQLKGGTHIDEAGHMHYYDADSGERVSNQSVQIDGRKIYFDNAGNAVD